One genomic region from Glaciimonas sp. PAMC28666 encodes:
- a CDS encoding FAD-dependent oxidoreductase, protein MKPIIIIGAGTAAYTLARELRKLDKATPLLIITADDGGSYSKPMLSIAFAQKKLAAQLITQSSTQMAEQLQAEILTGVQVNNIDTATKVINTSAGQFEYAQLILAVGAQPIRLNIGGDASDSVLSVNHIGDYATFRDLLLPDQRASARVVILGAGLIGCEFADDLSGHGHAVTLIDPNTLPLAALAPPALSQGLQKALTACGIKLSLNTTATSIDHLDDALAITLANGETITADLVLSAVGLRPDLRLAQAAQLKTERGILVDSHGRTSIEDVYALGDCAEYLLDKEGRTGPLPYIAPIMSAARAIAKTLTGDHTRIDLKDSPVIVKTPSYPLALVPPPRHALEGGRWETEQDGERTICRFIDAQGIMVGFGVAPQETKVRQALLAALGTVIA, encoded by the coding sequence ATGAAACCCATCATCATTATCGGTGCCGGCACAGCCGCTTACACACTAGCGCGCGAATTGCGCAAATTGGACAAAGCGACGCCGCTATTAATCATTACCGCTGACGATGGTGGTTCTTACTCTAAACCGATGTTGTCTATTGCCTTCGCGCAAAAGAAATTGGCGGCGCAACTGATAACGCAGAGTTCCACCCAAATGGCTGAACAACTGCAAGCCGAGATCCTGACCGGCGTACAGGTAAATAATATTGACACGGCGACCAAGGTGATCAACACCAGCGCAGGTCAATTCGAATATGCACAATTGATACTCGCTGTCGGCGCGCAACCTATCCGCCTCAACATTGGCGGCGATGCGAGCGATAGCGTGCTATCGGTCAACCACATCGGCGACTACGCGACGTTTCGCGACCTGCTGTTACCCGATCAACGCGCATCGGCCCGCGTCGTCATTCTGGGCGCCGGCCTGATCGGCTGCGAATTCGCCGACGACTTGTCAGGCCATGGCCACGCAGTAACCCTGATAGACCCAAACACGTTACCTCTTGCAGCCCTGGCCCCACCTGCGTTATCCCAAGGCCTTCAAAAAGCCCTGACGGCGTGCGGCATCAAGCTGTCTCTAAACACAACCGCCACCAGCATCGATCATCTTGACGACGCATTGGCGATAACATTAGCCAATGGCGAAACCATCACCGCCGATCTGGTCCTGTCAGCGGTAGGACTGCGCCCCGACCTGCGCCTGGCACAAGCCGCCCAACTAAAAACCGAACGCGGCATACTGGTCGACAGTCACGGTCGCACCAGCATCGAAGACGTCTATGCCCTGGGCGACTGCGCCGAATACCTGCTAGACAAAGAAGGTCGCACCGGCCCATTGCCCTACATAGCACCCATAATGAGCGCCGCCCGCGCCATCGCCAAAACACTTACCGGCGACCACACCCGAATCGATTTAAAAGATTCCCCGGTAATCGTCAAAACCCCAAGCTACCCATTAGCCCTGGTCCCTCCCCCACGCCACGCCCTCGAAGGCGGCCGCTGGGAAACCGAACAAGACGGAGAAAGAACCATCTGCCGCTTCATCGATGCCCAAGGCATCATGGTCGGCTTCGGCGTAGCACCCCAGGAAACCAAAGTACGACAAGCTCTACTAGCAGCGCTAGGAACAGTAATCGCATAA
- a CDS encoding NADP-dependent malic enzyme, protein MDSMIDKKEELRQQLRQAALEYHEFPTPGKISVTATKTLTTQRDLALAYSPGVAAACEEIVADPANAFRYTARGNLVAVITNGTAVLGLGNIGPLASKPVMEGKGVLFKKFAGIDVFDIEVNETDPDKLCDIIASLEPTFGGINLEDIKAPECFEIERKLRDRMKIPVFHDDQHGTAIIVGAAILNGLKVVGKDIKNCKMVVSGAGAAALACLDLIVDLGFPIENIFVTDLAGVVYEGRVELMDPDKLRFARKTEARKLADLMPGADIFLGLSAGGVLKQDMVKAMGPRPLVLALANPNPEILPEDVKEVRDDVIMATGRSDYPNQVNNVLCFPYIFRGALDCGATTITREMEIAVVHAIAELAQAEQSDVVATTYGANMSFGPDYIIPKPFDPRLMIKIAPAVAKAAEASGVAARPIKDMEAYIERLQQFVYHSGTFMRPLFQIAKKAPAAEKRIVFAEGEEERVLRAVQIVVDENLAKPILIGRPAVLQQRIERFGLRLKVDVDFEVINPEFDSRYRDYWQTFLAMTKRQGVTEQYAKLEMRRRHTLIGSMAIHKGHADGMICGTYGTHDLHLTYIDMVLGRREGVNVYAAMNALIMSNRQLVLVDTHVNENPTAEELAEITILAAEEMQRFGIKPHVALLSHSNFGTSNSASAQKMRKTLAIVRERAPDLEIDGEMHGDTALDASLLRKVMQDTPLTADANLVVMPNIDAANIAYNLLKTTSGNGVAVGPILLGCAKPVHILTSSATVRRIVNMTALCVVDAISAR, encoded by the coding sequence ATGGATTCGATGATTGACAAAAAAGAAGAACTTCGCCAGCAGCTACGTCAGGCTGCGCTCGAATATCACGAGTTTCCAACACCTGGCAAAATTAGTGTTACTGCGACTAAAACATTAACAACCCAACGCGATCTGGCGCTGGCGTACTCCCCTGGGGTTGCTGCAGCATGCGAAGAAATCGTCGCCGACCCTGCGAATGCTTTCCGTTATACCGCGCGCGGTAATCTGGTGGCGGTTATCACCAACGGCACTGCTGTGCTTGGACTCGGTAACATCGGGCCGCTGGCATCCAAGCCAGTGATGGAAGGCAAAGGCGTTCTATTCAAGAAATTTGCCGGCATCGATGTTTTCGACATTGAAGTCAACGAAACCGACCCGGACAAGCTATGCGACATCATCGCATCGCTGGAGCCAACCTTCGGTGGTATCAACCTTGAAGACATCAAGGCACCGGAATGCTTTGAAATTGAGCGTAAACTGCGCGACCGTATGAAGATTCCGGTCTTCCATGACGATCAGCATGGCACCGCGATCATCGTAGGCGCAGCGATTTTGAATGGTCTCAAAGTAGTCGGTAAAGATATCAAGAACTGCAAAATGGTGGTGTCGGGTGCGGGCGCAGCGGCGCTGGCCTGTCTCGATTTGATCGTGGATCTGGGGTTTCCGATCGAAAATATCTTTGTTACCGATTTAGCTGGCGTGGTCTATGAAGGCCGGGTTGAGTTGATGGACCCGGATAAACTTCGGTTTGCGCGCAAAACAGAAGCACGCAAGTTGGCAGATTTGATGCCAGGCGCTGATATCTTCCTGGGGTTGTCCGCTGGTGGCGTCCTCAAACAAGATATGGTAAAGGCCATGGGCCCGCGTCCATTGGTATTGGCACTGGCGAATCCTAATCCAGAGATCTTGCCTGAAGACGTCAAGGAAGTACGTGATGACGTCATTATGGCGACCGGTCGTTCGGATTATCCGAATCAGGTTAATAATGTTCTGTGCTTCCCGTACATTTTCCGCGGCGCGCTTGATTGCGGCGCTACAACCATTACCCGCGAAATGGAAATCGCCGTAGTGCATGCGATTGCGGAGTTGGCGCAAGCTGAGCAGTCCGACGTCGTGGCCACTACTTACGGCGCGAATATGTCGTTTGGTCCGGATTATATTATTCCGAAGCCATTCGATCCGCGCTTGATGATCAAAATTGCTCCAGCGGTAGCAAAAGCTGCTGAAGCCTCCGGCGTGGCTGCGCGTCCGATCAAGGACATGGAAGCCTATATCGAGCGTCTGCAGCAGTTCGTCTATCACAGCGGCACTTTCATGCGTCCGTTGTTTCAGATCGCCAAGAAAGCACCGGCGGCCGAGAAGCGGATTGTCTTCGCAGAAGGCGAAGAAGAGCGCGTCCTGCGCGCAGTGCAAATCGTCGTTGATGAAAATCTGGCAAAACCAATTTTGATCGGTCGTCCGGCCGTTCTGCAACAGCGGATCGAGCGTTTCGGCTTGCGCCTGAAAGTCGATGTCGACTTTGAAGTAATCAATCCAGAGTTTGATAGCCGCTACCGCGATTACTGGCAGACATTTCTGGCAATGACCAAACGTCAGGGAGTTACAGAGCAATACGCCAAGTTGGAAATGCGGCGTCGTCATACGCTGATCGGATCGATGGCGATTCATAAAGGACATGCAGACGGGATGATTTGCGGCACCTACGGAACGCATGACCTTCACCTGACCTACATCGACATGGTGTTGGGACGTCGTGAAGGCGTGAATGTCTATGCAGCCATGAACGCGTTGATTATGTCGAATCGCCAATTGGTGTTGGTTGACACGCACGTTAACGAAAATCCAACTGCGGAGGAACTGGCGGAAATCACTATTCTGGCAGCAGAAGAAATGCAGCGCTTCGGTATTAAACCGCACGTCGCTTTGTTGTCGCATTCCAACTTTGGCACAAGCAACAGCGCCTCAGCGCAAAAAATGCGCAAGACGTTGGCGATTGTGCGAGAGCGTGCGCCGGATCTGGAAATCGATGGTGAAATGCACGGTGACACTGCCCTGGACGCGAGTTTGCTGCGTAAGGTAATGCAAGACACACCGTTGACCGCAGATGCCAATCTGGTCGTGATGCCGAATATTGACGCCGCTAACATTGCCTACAATCTGCTCAAAACCACTTCCGGTAATGGTGTTGCGGTGGGACCAATCTTGCTTGGTTGCGCCAAGCCGGTTCACATCCTGACGTCATCTGCGACGGTGCGCCGTATCGTTAATATGACGGCATTGTGCGTTGTCGATGCGATTTCGGCACGCTGA
- a CDS encoding 5'-nucleotidase, translated as MPVSLAKLLVVGISSRALFDLEAEEAIFRTQGLAAYQQHQLMNENQILKPGAAFALVRALLKLNRLTPDQRLVEVVIMSRNSTETSMRMFNAIKHYELDITRAVLSGGASLAPYLHAFNVSLFLSLHEDDVQAAINSDTAAALLYQMPIQQNGQRDSEELDQIRIAFDGDAVIFSDESERIFQSKGIEALEQHERENATKPLPQGPFARLLMALSFIQSNFKNPDGRAGPIRTALVTARSSPAHERVIRTLRAWNVTIDETFFMGGVAKSDVLAAFKPHMFFDDQPGHCDHASRHVQTGRVPIKAAKK; from the coding sequence ATGCCCGTCTCTCTCGCCAAGCTGCTTGTTGTAGGAATTTCCTCTCGTGCGCTATTTGATCTGGAGGCGGAGGAGGCTATTTTCCGTACGCAAGGACTGGCCGCATATCAACAGCATCAACTGATGAACGAAAATCAAATATTAAAACCCGGTGCCGCGTTCGCGCTGGTGCGCGCCCTGCTTAAGTTGAATCGTCTGACACCGGATCAACGTCTGGTGGAGGTGGTCATCATGTCGCGCAATTCGACCGAAACCTCAATGCGTATGTTTAACGCCATCAAGCATTACGAACTCGATATCACGCGCGCGGTGTTATCGGGCGGCGCATCACTGGCGCCTTATCTGCACGCCTTCAATGTCAGCCTTTTTCTGTCATTGCACGAAGACGATGTACAGGCGGCGATCAATTCCGATACCGCTGCTGCACTGCTATATCAAATGCCAATCCAACAGAATGGGCAACGCGATAGTGAAGAACTGGACCAGATCCGGATTGCGTTTGATGGCGACGCGGTGATTTTTTCAGACGAATCGGAACGTATTTTTCAGTCCAAAGGGATTGAAGCGCTCGAACAACATGAACGGGAAAATGCCACTAAACCGTTGCCTCAGGGACCATTTGCACGATTGCTGATGGCGTTGTCCTTTATTCAAAGTAATTTTAAAAATCCGGATGGACGGGCTGGACCGATCCGCACTGCACTGGTCACGGCCCGTTCATCGCCGGCACACGAACGCGTAATCCGTACTTTACGCGCCTGGAACGTGACCATCGATGAAACGTTTTTCATGGGCGGTGTGGCTAAATCGGATGTATTGGCGGCTTTCAAGCCACATATGTTTTTTGATGACCAACCCGGTCATTGCGACCATGCTTCTCGCCATGTTCAAACCGGACGCGTACCGATAAAAGCGGCAAAAAAATAA